In the genome of Nocardia sp. NBC_00416, one region contains:
- a CDS encoding ArsR/SmtB family transcription factor — protein sequence MTQTTPTTDSATPPVAALPVVLAALQDPVRLEMVRRLSNADGAVRCAALYDVINKSTATHHFKVLREAGVIERLVVDGQTQQRLRNADLDRALPGLLDSVVDAANRAVQD from the coding sequence ATGACGCAGACCACACCCACCACAGACTCCGCGACCCCACCGGTCGCCGCGCTGCCCGTGGTCCTGGCCGCGCTCCAGGACCCGGTACGCCTCGAGATGGTCCGTCGGCTCAGCAACGCCGACGGCGCCGTACGCTGCGCGGCTCTCTACGACGTGATCAACAAATCGACGGCCACCCACCATTTCAAGGTGCTGCGTGAAGCCGGGGTGATCGAACGGCTGGTCGTCGACGGACAGACGCAGCAGCGCCTGCGCAACGCCGATCTCGACCGGGCCCTGCCCGGCCTACTGGACTCGGTGGTCGACGCCGCCAACCGAGCGGTCCAGGACTGA